In the Kribbella sp. NBC_00482 genome, one interval contains:
- a CDS encoding ABC transporter ATP-binding protein, with protein sequence MSVVEVRDLSVRIAERDIVSGISFTLAAGSITALVGESGSGKTTTALALLGERPSTGHLQIAGSIGYLPQQPSGALNPVRRIGAVLKEIARLHVPRRQVRERILEALRQAQLPDGEQLLRRYPHQLSGGQQQRVVLAHELIGRPGLLIADEPSTGQDAVIRAGLIDELRAVARQGIAILLLTHDLHLVRRLAHHVLVMNSGHIVETGPPDEILSAPQHPYTRRLVDAQRLSALPSSPPSGSAVLEVEDLVAGHRRTETLHKVSLTIESGDTLAIVGRSGSGKTTLARCIAGLHPYRSGDLLLGDTRLSPLLRRRTREQLARIQYVHQDTRASFSEFTPVLEQVARTAERLRGVDRAEARQRALDGLSRLGISETTATRLPASLSGGELQRAALVRALLAEPDLLICDEITSGLDTVVQAELIDVLRTLQESTRCALLIITHDLSVVASLAGKVAVLDSGRIVEHGATAGLLAEPQHPVTRALVTASGLEETFDPIA encoded by the coding sequence ATGAGCGTCGTCGAAGTACGCGACCTCAGCGTGCGGATCGCCGAACGCGACATCGTGTCCGGTATCTCCTTCACCCTCGCGGCCGGCAGCATCACCGCCCTGGTCGGCGAATCCGGCAGCGGCAAGACCACCACCGCGCTGGCGCTGCTCGGCGAGCGGCCGTCCACCGGGCACCTGCAGATCGCGGGCTCGATCGGCTACCTGCCGCAACAGCCGTCGGGAGCGTTGAACCCGGTACGACGGATCGGCGCCGTGCTGAAGGAGATCGCACGACTCCACGTGCCACGCCGGCAGGTCCGCGAGCGGATCTTGGAGGCACTGCGCCAGGCTCAGCTTCCCGACGGTGAGCAGCTGCTGCGCAGGTATCCGCACCAGCTTTCCGGCGGTCAACAGCAGCGGGTCGTCCTCGCCCACGAGCTGATCGGCAGGCCCGGTCTCCTCATCGCCGACGAACCCAGCACCGGCCAGGACGCCGTGATCCGCGCCGGCCTGATCGACGAGCTGCGCGCCGTCGCCCGGCAAGGCATCGCGATCCTTCTCCTCACCCACGATCTGCACCTGGTCCGCCGCCTCGCGCATCACGTGCTGGTCATGAACAGCGGCCACATCGTCGAGACCGGTCCGCCGGACGAGATTCTCTCCGCACCGCAGCACCCCTACACCCGGCGTCTGGTCGACGCCCAACGACTGAGCGCACTCCCCTCGTCGCCGCCGTCCGGCTCAGCTGTTCTCGAGGTGGAGGACCTCGTCGCCGGCCATCGCCGTACCGAAACACTGCACAAGGTCTCACTGACGATCGAGTCCGGAGACACGCTTGCGATCGTCGGCCGGTCCGGCAGTGGCAAAACCACGCTGGCTCGATGCATAGCCGGCCTCCATCCCTATCGAAGCGGTGACCTTCTCCTCGGCGACACGCGGCTGTCGCCCCTGCTGCGGAGACGGACCCGTGAACAACTGGCCCGGATCCAGTACGTCCACCAGGACACCCGCGCGTCATTCAGCGAGTTCACGCCCGTGCTCGAGCAGGTCGCCCGTACCGCCGAGCGGCTCCGAGGAGTGGATCGCGCCGAAGCGCGGCAACGCGCTCTCGACGGCCTCAGCCGGCTCGGCATCTCCGAGACCACTGCAACCCGCTTGCCCGCATCGCTGTCCGGTGGCGAGTTGCAACGCGCCGCGCTCGTCCGTGCTCTCCTGGCCGAACCCGACCTGCTGATCTGCGACGAGATCACGTCCGGCCTCGACACTGTCGTACAGGCCGAGCTCATCGACGTACTGCGCACCCTCCAGGAGTCGACGCGGTGCGCGCTCCTGATCATCACGCACGACTTGTCGGTGGTCGCATCGCTCGCCGGCAAGGTCGCCGTACTGGATTCCGGCCGGATCGTCGAGCACGGCGCCACGGCGGGCCTGCTGGCCGAGCCACAGCATCCGGTCACCCGCGCCTTGGTGACCGCCTCAGGTCTGGAGGAGACCTTTGACCCCATCGCCTGA
- a CDS encoding ABC transporter permease: MRTARGYLVPATLFAVPLVLALVGPFFASGDTTKDVPFGANGRLGTDFVGRDVWNEVLLGGRSLILVAVAATICTYVVAVPLGLVAGMTRSRSLDELLMRPLDLLLAVPSMLMLLLLVSIAPQSVWVLVGVVALINLPDVIRISRAAALSLSARPAVEAMRLQGESRIRIGLGYVARSMRRTLAADIGTRFTGATYLIASASFLGVGISPQASDWAAMVDRNRGGLFVQPLAVVVPALLLVMMAVGANLIFDRLLRDEAR, from the coding sequence ATGAGGACAGCGCGCGGTTACCTCGTGCCGGCGACCTTGTTCGCCGTACCGCTCGTCCTTGCCTTGGTGGGCCCGTTCTTCGCCTCCGGCGACACGACCAAGGACGTGCCGTTCGGCGCCAACGGCCGGCTCGGAACCGACTTCGTGGGGCGCGACGTGTGGAACGAGGTGCTGCTGGGCGGACGGTCCCTGATCCTCGTCGCCGTCGCCGCCACGATCTGCACGTACGTCGTCGCCGTACCGCTCGGACTGGTCGCGGGCATGACGCGAAGCCGCAGCCTGGACGAGCTGTTGATGCGTCCGCTCGATCTGCTGCTCGCGGTCCCGTCGATGCTGATGCTCCTGCTGCTCGTCTCGATCGCGCCGCAGTCCGTCTGGGTCCTCGTCGGAGTCGTTGCCCTCATCAACCTTCCGGATGTGATCCGGATCAGCCGGGCCGCCGCGCTGTCGCTGTCCGCGCGACCGGCTGTCGAAGCGATGCGACTGCAAGGCGAGAGCCGGATCCGCATCGGCCTCGGGTACGTCGCCCGATCTATGCGACGTACGCTCGCGGCCGACATCGGCACACGCTTCACCGGTGCGACCTACCTGATCGCCTCGGCCAGTTTCCTCGGCGTCGGCATCTCGCCGCAGGCAAGCGACTGGGCCGCAATGGTCGACCGCAACCGCGGCGGTCTGTTCGTGCAGCCGTTGGCCGTCGTCGTACCGGCGTTGCTGCTCGTGATGATGGCGGTCGGCGCGAACCTCATCTTCGATCGCTTGCTGCGGGACGAGGCCCGATGA
- a CDS encoding maleylpyruvate isomerase family mycothiol-dependent enzyme, translating into MRTREWVTEGTALCRRALVDCADMDGQSLLPGWTRRHVAAHLSLNAEALGNLVHWARTGEERPMYSSPGRRTTDIEAGIRRAPNDLRAWFDESARNLSAAMDELTAEQWQSTVRTAQGREVPAAEIVWLRSREVMVHAVDLGTGVTFADLPADFLHTLSEDIRNKRGDIPEVRGPLPDTTAYLAGRPYTKVHTLDGTPAQPLPPWL; encoded by the coding sequence ATGCGCACTCGCGAATGGGTCACCGAGGGTACGGCGCTCTGCCGCCGTGCCCTCGTCGACTGCGCCGACATGGACGGTCAGTCCCTGCTCCCAGGTTGGACTCGTCGACATGTCGCCGCCCACCTGTCCCTCAACGCCGAGGCGCTCGGCAACCTGGTCCACTGGGCGCGAACGGGCGAGGAACGCCCGATGTACTCCTCACCCGGCCGGCGCACCACCGACATCGAGGCAGGTATCCGCCGCGCGCCGAACGACCTGCGCGCGTGGTTCGACGAGTCCGCGCGGAACCTGTCCGCAGCGATGGACGAACTGACCGCCGAGCAATGGCAATCCACGGTCCGCACCGCCCAGGGCCGCGAGGTCCCTGCCGCCGAGATCGTCTGGCTGCGCAGCCGCGAAGTGATGGTCCACGCCGTCGACCTGGGCACCGGCGTCACCTTCGCCGACCTACCCGCCGACTTCCTCCACACGCTGTCCGAAGACATCCGCAACAAACGCGGAGACATCCCAGAAGTACGCGGCCCCCTCCCGGACACAACCGCCTACCTGGCCGGCCGCCCGTACACCAAGGTCCACACCCTCGACGGCACCCCCGCGCAACCACTCCCACCCTGGCTCTGA
- a CDS encoding AzlC family ABC transporter permease, whose product MTSPGRQSFTSGLRLGIGPALATGVLALNFGAEARARGWGTVVPVAFSAFAFSGSAQFTLLSSLSGATVLAAVVAAMVINVRYLVMSVAIAPSLHGGRLARMLQAQAIVDASFLAAHDKDGRYDVWRMIGVSVPQWIFWTGGTAVGVLAAPSPDLMHELGLDVAFPAFFVILLIDEVRRSRRAVVAGLLGGMIAAGLLFVTSPSYALLGAAAATLIGLRRRSDEAVSVRTDRQRQ is encoded by the coding sequence ATGACGTCGCCTGGTCGGCAGTCCTTCACGAGTGGGCTTCGGCTCGGCATCGGGCCGGCGCTCGCGACCGGCGTACTGGCACTGAACTTCGGTGCCGAAGCGCGGGCCCGAGGCTGGGGGACCGTGGTGCCGGTGGCGTTCTCGGCGTTCGCTTTCAGCGGCTCGGCGCAGTTCACGTTGCTCAGTTCGTTGTCCGGAGCAACGGTGCTGGCGGCGGTCGTTGCGGCGATGGTGATCAACGTGCGGTACCTGGTGATGAGCGTGGCGATCGCGCCGAGCCTGCACGGAGGCCGGCTGGCACGCATGCTCCAGGCCCAAGCCATCGTCGACGCGTCGTTCCTGGCTGCGCACGACAAGGACGGTCGGTACGACGTCTGGCGGATGATCGGCGTCAGCGTCCCGCAATGGATCTTCTGGACCGGAGGCACCGCCGTCGGCGTGCTGGCCGCGCCGTCACCGGATCTCATGCACGAACTCGGGCTCGACGTGGCGTTCCCGGCATTCTTCGTCATCTTGCTGATCGACGAAGTACGCCGATCCCGCCGCGCGGTCGTCGCCGGTCTGCTCGGCGGGATGATCGCCGCCGGGCTGCTGTTCGTCACCAGTCCCAGCTACGCCTTGCTCGGCGCTGCTGCGGCCACCCTGATCGGATTGCGAAGGAGGTCTGATGAAGCTGTATCTGTGCGTACTGATCGTCAGCGTCAGTAA
- a CDS encoding endonuclease/exonuclease/phosphatase family protein — MVDHQVRVMTWNIWWRFGPRWRERQPGILSTIDRVTPDVVALQEVWGAEGTTQAEQFAETLGYHSTFAAPSYPCAPDPAVIGGDAVDGVFPSDHRPVICDLRWHDR; from the coding sequence ATGGTGGACCATCAGGTTCGGGTGATGACCTGGAACATCTGGTGGCGGTTCGGTCCGCGGTGGCGTGAGCGTCAGCCCGGCATCCTCTCGACGATCGACCGCGTCACGCCCGATGTCGTTGCCCTGCAGGAGGTTTGGGGTGCGGAGGGGACCACACAGGCGGAGCAGTTCGCGGAAACGCTCGGCTATCACTCGACGTTCGCAGCCCCGTCGTACCCGTGTGCTCCAGATCCGGCGGTGATCGGGGGAGACGCGGTGGATGGCGTGTTCCCGTCCGATCACCGGCCGGTGATCTGCGACCTTCGGTGGCACGATCGGTGA
- a CDS encoding GAF and ANTAR domain-containing protein, whose product MPAAQADLRRAAEDFSRLALEMHEAEGMDETVQAVVEFALQALHCDYAGVALHTAGGGPEVPAVTDPTVAEVYHFQLAGPAGPLVQCMHERTTVSVPDLVQETRWPEWSEKVLELGVRSVLDVPLWTAAGTVGVLGLYSTQPNAFGPDEEAVAYILARHAAIAVAGARREANLRVAVDARKLVGQAMGILMERYNLTSNQAFEVLRRYSQDTNTKLREVAQHLIDSRRLPNT is encoded by the coding sequence GTGCCTGCGGCGCAGGCAGATCTTCGACGGGCCGCTGAGGACTTCTCCCGGCTGGCTCTGGAGATGCACGAAGCCGAGGGCATGGACGAGACCGTCCAGGCAGTGGTCGAGTTCGCGTTGCAAGCGCTGCACTGCGACTACGCCGGCGTCGCGCTGCACACCGCCGGCGGCGGCCCGGAGGTTCCGGCGGTCACCGACCCGACGGTCGCCGAGGTTTACCACTTCCAGCTGGCCGGCCCGGCCGGGCCGCTGGTTCAGTGCATGCACGAACGCACGACCGTCTCGGTGCCCGATCTCGTACAGGAGACACGGTGGCCGGAGTGGAGCGAGAAAGTTCTCGAGCTCGGGGTCCGTAGCGTTCTCGACGTACCGCTGTGGACAGCGGCCGGCACGGTCGGTGTTCTGGGCCTCTACAGTACGCAACCGAACGCCTTCGGACCGGACGAAGAAGCCGTCGCCTACATCCTCGCCCGGCACGCCGCGATTGCGGTCGCGGGTGCGCGGCGCGAGGCGAACCTGAGAGTGGCGGTCGATGCCCGGAAGCTTGTCGGCCAGGCGATGGGCATCCTGATGGAGCGCTACAACCTGACCAGCAACCAGGCCTTCGAGGTGCTGAGGCGCTACTCGCAGGACACCAACACCAAGCTCCGCGAAGTCGCCCAGCACCTGATCGACAGCCGCCGCCTCCCCAACACCTGA
- a CDS encoding MerR family transcriptional regulator, whose protein sequence is MSSDPAEEPASFDDDDYPAFTMGRAAEMLGATPEFLRSLGEAKLITPQRSDGGHRRYSRYQLRLAARARELVDQGTTLEAACRIIILEDQLAEALRINEQMRDQG, encoded by the coding sequence ATGAGCTCAGATCCGGCCGAGGAGCCGGCCAGTTTCGACGATGACGACTACCCCGCTTTCACGATGGGCCGGGCCGCCGAGATGCTCGGCGCCACGCCGGAGTTCCTACGGAGCCTCGGCGAGGCGAAGCTGATCACCCCGCAGCGTTCCGACGGTGGTCATCGCCGGTACTCGCGTTACCAGCTGCGTCTCGCGGCCAGGGCACGCGAACTCGTCGACCAGGGCACCACGCTCGAGGCGGCGTGTCGAATCATCATCTTGGAAGATCAGCTCGCAGAGGCCCTGCGGATCAATGAACAGATGCGAGACCAGGGCTAG
- a CDS encoding GAF and ANTAR domain-containing protein yields the protein MSLTERAEVFDAGRFAQFALELHDAAGVDETLEAVVQFALHAANCTHAGVALAARGGRAEVGAITDPVVETLYRIQIDGEQGPMLAALSGLTVTVPDVATDDRWPRWQPAAASAGIGSALHVPMKVNDQTTGVLSLFSDKPNAFTVDDEAVAHILARHASVAVATARHEVTLAQAVDARKLVGQAMGILMERFDLDGDQAFAVLRRYSQDTNTKLRDVAQQLIETRKLPH from the coding sequence ATGTCCCTGACAGAGCGCGCCGAGGTGTTCGACGCAGGTAGGTTCGCACAGTTCGCGCTGGAGTTACACGACGCTGCCGGGGTGGACGAGACTCTGGAAGCTGTGGTGCAGTTTGCGCTCCATGCAGCCAACTGCACTCATGCCGGTGTCGCGCTCGCAGCCCGCGGTGGCCGCGCAGAAGTCGGGGCCATCACCGATCCGGTCGTCGAGACGTTGTACCGGATCCAGATCGACGGCGAGCAGGGTCCGATGCTGGCCGCGTTGTCCGGCCTGACGGTCACCGTTCCCGATGTCGCGACCGATGACCGCTGGCCGCGCTGGCAACCCGCCGCCGCGAGCGCCGGGATCGGAAGCGCACTGCACGTCCCGATGAAGGTCAACGACCAGACGACCGGCGTCCTGTCGCTGTTCAGCGACAAGCCGAACGCATTCACGGTCGACGACGAAGCAGTCGCCCACATCCTGGCTCGGCACGCCTCGGTCGCTGTGGCCACCGCCCGTCATGAAGTGACCCTGGCCCAGGCGGTGGACGCCCGCAAGCTGGTCGGGCAGGCGATGGGAATCCTGATGGAACGCTTCGACCTGGACGGTGATCAGGCGTTCGCGGTCCTGCGGCGCTACTCCCAGGACACCAACACCAAACTGCGCGACGTCGCCCAGCAACTGATCGAGACCCGCAAACTGCCGCACTGA
- a CDS encoding GNAT family N-acetyltransferase produces the protein MTPSPERRLGEYVVRTARRTDIDGARSVMLDTFYHVFGHGYMPRWHADVIDPGTAYFDNPRQRLFVAVLDDEVVGTAAIRADGPNSPPHPPWIAERYPSGTTAQLFRVYVRPSHRRHGLARALVDLACRFVADTPGYDTIYLHTNAAVDGAEPFWRSLAHEIHDGRTDPDHSPAVHFDIPIPIRS, from the coding sequence TTGACCCCATCGCCTGAACGACGCCTCGGAGAGTACGTCGTACGCACAGCACGCCGGACCGACATCGACGGAGCGCGATCGGTCATGCTCGACACCTTCTACCACGTGTTCGGGCACGGCTACATGCCCCGCTGGCACGCCGATGTCATCGACCCCGGAACGGCGTACTTCGACAATCCCCGGCAGCGGCTGTTCGTCGCCGTACTCGACGACGAGGTCGTCGGAACCGCCGCCATCCGCGCCGACGGCCCCAACAGTCCGCCCCATCCACCCTGGATTGCCGAACGGTACCCGTCCGGCACCACTGCGCAACTCTTCCGCGTCTACGTCCGCCCCAGCCACCGTCGCCACGGCCTCGCCCGCGCCCTCGTCGACCTCGCGTGCCGCTTCGTCGCCGACACCCCCGGCTACGACACGATCTACCTGCACACGAACGCGGCGGTCGACGGCGCCGAGCCCTTCTGGCGCAGCCTCGCCCACGAAATCCACGACGGCCGCACCGACCCCGACCACAGCCCCGCCGTCCACTTCGACATCCCTATCCCCATCCGTTCCTAG
- a CDS encoding ABC transporter permease, with protein sequence MTRYVVHRLLLGVVQVLVVMTGMFFLTEALPGDAAVTIAGDNPDPAIIAALRERLGLNESAWHRLGDWLAAALHGDLGHSLIGPRSVADVVATAAAPTVLLAGLTVVLLIPLSLGLGLLAAHREGSRWDRLITGSTIGLYSAPEFAMGILVVTVFAVQLGWFPPTAVGTSLAGNPAVLVLPVFVLLLRPICSLSRLVRAGMIDAQRSDYVRHARRIGLSPVRIRLLHALPNALAPSVQQLARTVDWLVGGVIVVEAIFVVPGLGTTLAEAVAARDLPVVQGLAVLLATTTVLVNLLADVAARALAPAAEGIR encoded by the coding sequence GTGACGCGGTACGTCGTCCATCGTCTGCTGCTCGGTGTCGTCCAGGTCCTCGTGGTGATGACGGGGATGTTCTTCCTGACCGAAGCGCTGCCCGGCGACGCCGCGGTGACGATCGCCGGAGACAATCCGGACCCGGCGATCATCGCCGCTCTGCGGGAACGCCTCGGCCTGAACGAGTCGGCCTGGCATCGGCTCGGCGACTGGCTGGCTGCGGCGCTGCACGGCGATCTCGGTCATTCGTTGATCGGTCCCCGCTCGGTGGCGGACGTCGTGGCGACAGCGGCCGCGCCGACGGTCCTGCTGGCCGGTTTGACGGTGGTACTGCTGATTCCGCTGTCGCTAGGACTCGGTCTGCTCGCCGCGCACCGCGAGGGCAGTCGCTGGGATCGGCTGATCACCGGCAGCACAATCGGGCTGTACTCGGCTCCCGAGTTCGCGATGGGAATCCTCGTGGTCACGGTCTTCGCAGTGCAGCTCGGCTGGTTCCCGCCGACAGCCGTCGGTACGTCGCTCGCCGGCAACCCCGCCGTACTCGTACTGCCTGTCTTCGTGCTTCTGCTGCGCCCGATCTGCTCGCTGAGCCGGTTGGTGCGGGCCGGGATGATCGACGCGCAGCGGTCGGACTACGTCCGGCACGCAAGAAGGATCGGGTTGTCTCCGGTGCGGATCCGTCTGCTGCACGCGTTGCCCAACGCGCTCGCACCATCGGTCCAGCAACTCGCGCGCACGGTCGACTGGCTGGTCGGCGGAGTGATCGTCGTCGAGGCGATCTTCGTCGTCCCCGGCCTGGGCACCACCCTGGCCGAGGCGGTCGCGGCGCGCGACCTTCCGGTCGTCCAGGGGCTGGCCGTCCTGCTGGCAACCACCACCGTCCTGGTCAACCTCCTGGCCGATGTCGCGGCCCGTGCGCTCGCGCCCGCGGCGGAGGGCATCCGATGA
- a CDS encoding CGNR zinc finger domain-containing protein, whose protein sequence is MTYRPELIGGHLALDLVNTVAWRLDPGRTVDRFADLSNVERWLAAAGVNTDRVVVTPRLRDDLMAARGIAYDVLACLAVGDRPGRVAIDALHGLVAAVVRSASIEMSPFGWRADDPADAVRLAVWRLFEDEDLGRLRRCGDDGCGWLFLDRSKNGSRRWCSSADCGNRARARRHYERVRGATT, encoded by the coding sequence GTGACTTATCGGCCGGAGTTGATCGGCGGGCATCTCGCGCTCGACCTCGTGAACACCGTGGCGTGGCGGCTCGATCCCGGCCGGACGGTCGATCGGTTCGCCGATCTGTCGAATGTGGAGCGCTGGTTGGCGGCCGCGGGCGTGAATACTGATCGGGTAGTGGTGACGCCACGGCTGCGCGACGACCTGATGGCGGCCCGAGGCATCGCGTACGACGTACTGGCATGCCTCGCTGTCGGAGACCGGCCAGGTCGTGTCGCGATCGACGCGCTGCACGGCCTCGTCGCCGCGGTCGTCCGGTCGGCGTCCATCGAGATGAGTCCGTTCGGGTGGCGAGCCGATGATCCGGCAGACGCTGTCCGGCTAGCGGTCTGGCGGCTCTTCGAGGACGAAGACCTGGGCAGGTTGCGCCGGTGCGGAGATGACGGTTGCGGGTGGCTGTTCCTGGACCGGAGCAAGAACGGGTCGCGCCGGTGGTGCAGTTCGGCCGACTGCGGCAATCGGGCTCGCGCTCGACGGCATTACGAACGGGTCCGAGGAGCGACGACATGA
- a CDS encoding SRPBCC family protein encodes MSENECLIEASAKDVFAILTDGWSYAAWVVGASRIRDVDPPWPEPGGRIHHSVGAWPFLLDDTTTVVEYEPLHRLRLRLRVWPVGLGEVEFRATETPTGCRLVMTEQATSGPVALLPDRLADLMLHPRNAETLHRLKLHAERRS; translated from the coding sequence ATGAGTGAAAACGAGTGTCTGATCGAGGCGAGCGCCAAGGACGTGTTCGCGATTCTCACGGACGGATGGTCGTACGCCGCGTGGGTCGTGGGTGCGTCAAGGATCCGGGACGTCGACCCGCCGTGGCCGGAGCCCGGCGGCCGGATCCACCACTCGGTAGGCGCGTGGCCGTTCCTGCTGGACGACACCACGACTGTCGTGGAGTACGAGCCACTGCACCGGCTGCGACTGCGGCTCCGGGTCTGGCCCGTAGGGCTCGGTGAGGTGGAGTTCCGGGCGACGGAGACACCGACCGGTTGCCGCCTGGTCATGACCGAGCAGGCCACCAGCGGGCCGGTCGCGCTGCTGCCGGACCGGCTGGCCGACCTGATGCTGCACCCCCGCAACGCCGAGACCCTTCACCGCCTCAAACTCCACGCCGAGAGACGCTCCTGA
- a CDS encoding TIGR03557 family F420-dependent LLM class oxidoreductase, translating to MKIGYFLSSEEYTPAELIEQARLAEEAGFDGLWISDHFHPWNDEQGESAFVWSTIGAISQVCELPVTTAVTCPTVRTHPAVIAQAAATSAVLLNGRFTLGVGTGEALNEHILGTVWPTLDVRLEMLEEAVELMRRLWTEDGFVSHHGKHYTVDTARIYTRPQEPLPIYMSGFGPEATDVAARIADGYITTAPDRELLQRFRDNGGGSKPAQAGFKVSYAPTEDEGIEHAHRIWANSGLPGELAQVLPSPRHFEQASQLVTKESTAQSVACGPKADVHVDAFTPYAEAGFDEVYVANIGPHTVDMMNLYRTEILPELRLHSSQ from the coding sequence GTGAAGATCGGATACTTTCTGTCCAGTGAGGAATACACGCCGGCGGAACTGATCGAGCAGGCCCGGCTGGCCGAGGAGGCCGGGTTCGACGGGTTGTGGATCAGTGACCACTTCCATCCCTGGAACGACGAGCAGGGCGAAAGCGCGTTCGTCTGGTCGACGATCGGCGCGATCTCCCAGGTGTGCGAGCTGCCGGTGACGACCGCGGTCACGTGTCCGACGGTACGGACCCATCCGGCCGTGATCGCGCAGGCGGCCGCGACCAGCGCCGTACTGCTGAACGGACGGTTCACGCTCGGCGTCGGGACCGGTGAGGCGCTCAACGAGCACATCCTCGGCACGGTCTGGCCGACCCTCGACGTACGGCTGGAGATGCTCGAGGAAGCGGTCGAGCTCATGCGGCGGCTGTGGACCGAGGACGGGTTCGTCAGCCATCACGGCAAGCACTACACGGTCGACACCGCACGGATCTACACCCGGCCGCAGGAGCCGTTGCCGATCTACATGTCCGGATTCGGGCCTGAGGCAACCGATGTCGCGGCGCGGATCGCCGACGGCTACATCACCACCGCACCGGACCGCGAACTACTGCAGCGATTCCGGGACAACGGCGGCGGGTCGAAGCCGGCGCAGGCCGGATTCAAGGTCAGCTACGCTCCGACCGAAGACGAAGGCATCGAGCATGCCCACCGGATCTGGGCCAACTCCGGACTCCCCGGCGAGCTCGCCCAGGTGCTCCCCTCACCGCGGCACTTCGAGCAGGCCAGCCAACTGGTGACCAAGGAGTCCACGGCGCAGTCCGTCGCCTGTGGCCCGAAGGCGGACGTGCACGTCGACGCGTTCACGCCGTACGCCGAGGCCGGGTTCGACGAGGTGTACGTCGCCAACATCGGACCGCACACCGTCGACATGATGAACCTCTACCGCACCGAGATCCTCCCCGAGCTCCGCCTTCACAGTTCTCAGTAG
- a CDS encoding fumarylacetoacetate hydrolase family protein, giving the protein MKLATVRVDGRTTAARVEGDVLVDLGVPDVGAVLAGAEVADGKEYALAGADFAPLVPQPSKVVCVGLNYRNHIQEMGRDLPEYPTLFSKFSDTLIGAHDDILRPAETSEFDWEAELAVVIGQQVRRADEETAIGAIAGFTVLNDVTCRDWQFRTREWLQGKNWDSTTPVGPWLVTPDEVGGPRPALDIQCTVNDQIMQKDNTGDLLFDPVDLVRYVSTMVRLNPGDLIATGTPGGVGHARKPPVFLRGGETVVTQIEGIGRLENHVTTG; this is encoded by the coding sequence GTGAAGCTGGCAACAGTCCGCGTGGACGGGCGTACGACGGCAGCGCGGGTCGAGGGCGATGTCCTGGTCGATCTCGGGGTTCCGGACGTCGGCGCCGTACTGGCCGGAGCTGAGGTTGCCGACGGCAAGGAGTACGCGCTGGCCGGCGCCGACTTCGCGCCGCTGGTTCCGCAGCCCAGCAAGGTCGTGTGCGTCGGGCTGAACTACCGCAACCACATCCAGGAGATGGGCCGGGACCTGCCCGAGTACCCGACCTTGTTCAGCAAGTTCTCCGACACACTGATCGGTGCGCACGACGACATCCTGCGGCCGGCTGAGACTTCAGAGTTCGACTGGGAGGCCGAGCTCGCGGTGGTGATCGGACAGCAGGTACGGCGAGCCGACGAGGAGACCGCGATCGGTGCGATCGCCGGGTTCACCGTCCTCAACGACGTCACCTGCCGGGACTGGCAGTTCCGGACCCGGGAATGGCTACAGGGCAAGAACTGGGACTCCACCACGCCCGTCGGTCCGTGGCTCGTCACGCCGGACGAGGTCGGCGGCCCGCGGCCCGCCCTCGACATCCAGTGCACTGTGAACGATCAGATCATGCAGAAGGACAACACCGGCGATCTGCTCTTCGACCCCGTCGACCTGGTCCGCTACGTGTCCACGATGGTCCGCCTCAACCCCGGCGATCTGATCGCCACCGGCACCCCCGGCGGCGTCGGCCACGCCCGCAAGCCACCGGTCTTCCTCCGTGGCGGCGAAACCGTCGTCACGCAGATCGAGGGCATCGGCCGCCTCGAGAACCACGTGACGACGGGCTGA
- a CDS encoding AzlD domain-containing protein — protein MKLYLCVLIVSVSNWLMKAAGPLVLGKRDLPPALVRVTQLTAPALLAGLIVTDLGGRTLDWTQLIGVGVAGVLHLVRVPMVVAAAAGVATTALVRLASA, from the coding sequence ATGAAGCTGTATCTGTGCGTACTGATCGTCAGCGTCAGTAACTGGTTGATGAAGGCCGCCGGCCCCTTGGTGCTCGGAAAGCGCGATCTCCCGCCCGCACTGGTCCGGGTGACCCAACTGACCGCACCGGCGTTGCTCGCCGGGCTGATCGTCACTGACCTCGGCGGCCGCACGCTCGACTGGACCCAGTTGATCGGAGTAGGGGTTGCCGGCGTCCTCCATCTCGTGCGGGTGCCGATGGTGGTAGCAGCCGCCGCGGGCGTCGCCACCACAGCCCTCGTCCGCCTCGCGTCGGCCTAG